GCATACGATGGATAGGTTGGTAAAACGTGTATGACCTGAAACGAAGAGAAGAAACCCCCACTTACACATATTCTTTATTATGTTAGTCATACTACTCTTTTTTGGTGTTCTTATATGTAAACctatattaaaataagaaaacaattgTTGATATATTGAATCCCCATtagaattaatatattataaaccaaaaaatatgaaaaatataaagctaACAATGGAAAAAATGAGGTtttggaaaataaatataatttttttatacaaaacaacaaagcaatacaaatataatagtataataaataaattataacaaatttaaatatgtaattcGCGTGTAAAATCATTGACCATGTATGAATAATATACATACTTGACATCATGTATATTATTCATTGCTCAACAAATAtgccattattatttttatgtttatgattcaccaagtaaaaccaTTAACTACTTCAGACCAATATGTATAAGTTATACCCAACAATTACCACCACACATTTTATGAAGAAATTGTACTCAGATACATGAAGTCTGTGTTGTAAAAGCTCAGGTCAAAAGAGATCATCAACAAAACGTTAATAAATAGAGAAACAAAATTTCTTGCTACTTTCCAAGATCAAACTTTGTAAAACATTTAGTGATAAATAATGAAAGAATATCATATATTTATGCTTTCTCCGTTTTTTGATAGAtaacattttagaaaaaaaaatttctgttttaagTTACATGTcgtttttcaatataaaatttagtaattttatgCAATATTTATATCACTTTGTATGTAGAAAGTAGAAACTGATAAATACCATGTGCTAAAACCCCTTCTCTCTTAGAGTGAATATTATAGTTCATTTTGCATTTTTAGATCATCCCAATGCCTTTGATTATTGTGTATTTTGGATCACTATACAGaaattcatattatatactttaaaaaaaattcatattagaTATTTAGATTCACAGTTTAAGTTTCATTTTGGTAAATGTGCTTTATTTCTGAGTGTCATATAAATGTTAAACAAATCATTGAGCTTTGATTTAATGAGACTGTTGAGTTTTTAATCTATCAACTCTTCTGTGCCTTGAAACTTAAAGGTGGTCTTCTTCTGCTTGAAGTTTAGACACTAAGCCAACTGAGTAAAGAAAGAACTGAAGAAAGGTATAGAAAGTCATTCTTTTGCTTCAGTTAAGAGTTTCttacaaataatagttttaaaacaactaatatttttgaattttctctaCAGATACTATATGctttcaataaaaaataaagaaattgttgcaaaatattaatatgatcTAGGATATTTTGTTCCAAATTTCTTTCTCGCATAGCAAAGAAAATAATGACATGATTCTTACGACTCATTCTCATGACCATTGTATTTCAGTCACTATTGTATTTCAGTCACTGTGATATTAATTGTTCCTAATTTAACCACTTtctaaagaaagataaaaatgaATCGATATAGATACTCGAATTATATAATGAAAACCAAATTAAGGATCAATGCAGAAGtgtataatttttgaaaactcAATTATTCCGaagtttaaattagttatcaATTTAACAGTTGTTTTCATAAAAACCTAAATCAATCATAATAAGAAAATTTGACATCTAATTATCTTAAATTTGTCTGACATgaatagtttaaatattttgtatttatctgaggatttttatttctataattgatccaattatatatatatatatatatatatatatatatatatatatatatacacattcaaataaaaatgtcaaaaccttaataaattaaatttgtaaaacaacctgggcgtagcccgggaaagGCTCTAGTTCTACTAAATTTGGTATAACACGCACGAACATCAAATTTTGTGAAATGAGGTTATTTTGTAggctaattaaaaataaaatcacacCAAGTTTAGTTGTCTAATGGCCCTGGACAGAAGCCATGGAAGCATAAGCTTCCGGCCCTATacgaatatatatgtttttctgcCAAACTTTATTATAGTTTCTTGTAGCTCAATTGGTTAAACCATGAAGTGATAGTAGAAAAGGTCTTAGGTTCAAATCCTCGTAGCATCGTTTTAAATATTACTTTTCCTACAGGCCCTCAAGTTTTTTTCTGGTTCCGGCCCATGTTGTTTTGGACTTTCTCAGGGCCGGGAGAGTCTCATTGGAAGAAGTCCTTGTTCTTGAGTTTCAAATGGAGAAAGTCAATTTCCTAAAACTGGTTCAGGctgatattttctttttgtaatctAAATTACTTTGTTGGGCTGAAAGAAAACCTGGGCTGGGCTTTTGTATCCTCTTTCTTTCTAGTGGTTTTTGATAACATAGTCTTTGGCGACACTTATGAAACAAAATCTTACGTAAATTATATTAACTATAATGTTCTTTTATATTACAAAAGTTTGACTACCCATTTTTTCTTGTCAACATATatgcatttaaaaacaaaaatatttaaagaatcTCAAACATGTTTAGAATGAGATGGAGAAGACTTAATAGAgaagttgctcaaaaaaaagaagaagactaatAGAGCCTAGAAAACAGAGCAGAGACTATTTCTAAAAGCAGAACGTAAAATCTGCAACATGAAAACAACTGATTGCAAGTTTAAGTGGTGTTGTCGCTTCAGATCATCAATCTTTGGATCAAACCATCATTATTGTTGTTTACAGTTTGGGCGGGGAGAGACATTAATATGCTGATTATATCCATTCGAATATTGATTACCATTTGGATATGAGTAATTGGTAATGACTGGATGTctccttttgttttgttctcGTCAAATGCTACAAATTATTGCTTGGAAAACTAAACGAACCAAAAGATAATCAAGTAACTAAGGTCAAGTGATTATGAATCAGGAAGTGAAATGTAATGTCTCCCCTATTTTCTTGGAGGAGAAAAGGTTCTTGAAATCATTGGACCATATTTCCATAAAATAGTAAATCCAATCTATCATCAGCATTCTTGAAATCATATGTTCTTTTACAACTGTTAGAAGCCctagtgaaaaaaaaacaattggtcGAATGGATTATACATTCTTGAAATCATATGTTCTTTTACATTTTATCTTTCATTCTAAATTATAATCCATTCgaccaattgttttttttcattagGGCTTCTAACAGTTGGGGCAACATGAATAAtgaataaaaaacaaacaaaacacatattaaaacaaacaaaaaaaacaaaatcacttATTATTAGTCACACATTTTTATCTGTGTCAACACAAAttgcaaaaattaaaatacacataaatCACTTAGTAACACTCATAGAGTTTAATATCCATCTTAACACGGAAATACTTAGCCCCTTGAAATATATCCGTCACGAAGGTAGCAATCCCACGAGCCATGAAGAAATCACCAGTCCCACCGACGACCGATAGATCTCTTGTCGGCTCCATCATCAAATCCGCACCCATTATGTTCAGTGTACCTTTGTGTTCAGTCGAGTTAAACACCAAGGTATAGCAAAACCACGCATTGTAGTCCGTCTTCATGTCATAGAAATAGAAGCCTTGTGCACGAGCCAGGGGTTCTGATAGATAGTTCTTGTCCATTGTTATGGGGCCGTCAAAGATCACAAACTTACCGAACTTAAAGTTTCCTAATCCAGGAGGGCTCACGATAGCGGCTGACGTTGCGTTTGCTACATTGTCGCCATCATAGAGGATATCATGGAAGTAGAAGGAGAAATGTTTGCATGGTTTCTTCTGATCCAATGTTTTTCGGGACGAATAAACGGTATCGAAGAGTAGAACTAGAAGGAAGAATGAGAAGAGTGATTTGAAAAGTTGTTTCTCTACAATAGATGCCATGATTAGCTAGAGACGACTAGTGAGTTGTTTGTAATGAAGATCACTTAAAGCCCATTAATATAGAAGTATTATTCACTTAATTTAATCACgagaatttatttatataaatgaaagaattttaaaagtttagggGGACTTCTAAATGGGTTGTTGATGTTTTGTCAATTTATACTTAAAAATCCAAATTAGCGTGAAAATAAGGTTTTAAGATCATGTGCAACGGACCAAAGCGTGGTTGGTGGCAACCAGTTAATTTCACTTTCTTGAAAGTTTTAATGATTTAATACTATCAAACCGTTTGGTGATCAATGTTGGGTCCAACCTAAAAGCATAAAGTCGAAGGCTGATTAAACAGCAAGTTGAGTATAACAAATAAACCTAAATTAACATAAAGGAAACTGTTATGCGAAAATTGCCTTGAAATTACAAGCGCCCATCACTCATGGGCGGGTGCATATGGATAACAATTAGGTAACTTgtacaataaaaaaacaaaccacGTTCTAGCTTTGGTTCTAATGTTGCTactattggttaaggtttaaaagcttctacacccaggtctggggttcaaatcccagactatgcaatttattgcagattaaAGGAAATTCAAGTTTTAAGTCCCGGAGAGAgcggtttattaaacaattatgcagccTACAGAGGAGAAAGGCTTGCAAgcgatcttcaacatggtgcaagtaaatctggccaggcgtggatcttcataagacggctcaggtgatgcagttaggtgtagatcttcataaggcaggtagtattgtcggttgtcgaatcgtctatgtaatatttcatataccataattgtaagatcataataaatcagcgttaaaaaaaaaggttgctactaattaccatttttcttcgttgatagaaattttatataataccgaaatatttctaatttgtaGTTTCTTAAGCCTATATAACTTTAGCATCTAGAATAAATACTTAATAGTATGTTTTCCTTTGACATTCCTATAatttaattcatttaattttGAGAATGTATAAAGATGTTCAAATGGTAATAAGCTCTCACgcgcacacacacacaaatgAAAATGGAATTGTGCTTCATTTAGACCATTTGCAACGATGgtctataagaaaaaaatttctcaCATTTTCGTTAAAATATTACTTTCTCTGTTTcaatatatatgatgttttaggaaattttttgttgtttctattatttttcaattatctAGATAATCTTTTGGGGTCAAATCtaaataattttaactttataaaaaattatgtagcAAACTGtgtctaaactatttttatatgtaattaATATGTGTGCATTGAG
The Brassica napus cultivar Da-Ae chromosome A1, Da-Ae, whole genome shotgun sequence DNA segment above includes these coding regions:
- the LOC106404837 gene encoding dirigent protein 6, which produces MASIVEKQLFKSLFSFFLLVLLFDTVYSSRKTLDQKKPCKHFSFYFHDILYDGDNVANATSAAIVSPPGLGNFKFGKFVIFDGPITMDKNYLSEPLARAQGFYFYDMKTDYNAWFCYTLVFNSTEHKGTLNIMGADLMMEPTRDLSVVGGTGDFFMARGIATFVTDIFQGAKYFRVKMDIKLYECY